The Oncorhynchus clarkii lewisi isolate Uvic-CL-2024 chromosome 23, UVic_Ocla_1.0, whole genome shotgun sequence genomic interval catagatttttctattgtgttattgactgtacatttgtttatgtgtaactttgtgttgttgtttttttccgtactgctttgctttatcttggccaggttgcagttgtaaattataacttgttctcaacaggcctacctggttaaataaaggtgaaataaaaataaaaactacaCTCTGGCAATACTCTTCTTCGATGAGGTTTAACGGCAGTTgtcatccaataaatgttgcattacggCCACCTACTAGATTGGagtataattgttttattttataaatCAACAAATACCCTgtcatctaaccctacactcatgaAAAACCCgcctactttctgaaggcactgtattttctgGTACAGTTGTCTGGAAAGCCAATTCTATGTGGACGTGTGTCATGAACTGCTCTAAACCTGTGCCAGTGGCAGGAAATGCCAATCcacttatttttttattgataCGACTATGCCAGCTAGGAATGTATCCTCTTTATTGGAGATATTGTAATATCAAATATATGCTATATTTTGATAGACCTTAAAAAATAAACCAggcaaaatatttattttcctttgtttttaGCTTTATTTTGATTTGATCCTGTACAAAGGACAGAGCTCTGATGACATGAGTAGCCTATGTTGGCAGCTGAAGCATCCATCTTCCTTGTCCCTTATTTCTTACCATTCATTCACTGCTACCAATTTTACATTCACAAGAAACTGAGACAACGTGGACATCCATCCTGCAAGACTACAAACCCCTCAAGCAACTTTTCACTGTCAGCATGAGGATTCCAACACAAACTAGCTTTTGTAGGCTATCCATGGCCTTCAACTCATTTACCAGAAAAGGAGAATAATGAAAAATAGTAAGATAAAATAAGTTAAGGGCATTTAAAAAAGTTATTCTTCAGCCGGTATAACATATTGCAAATCAGTGACATAATTGGGCATAGAACTAAGAATGTACACTCTGTAGGCCAGTATCAGTGCAGGCTGGTCCAAGGAATATGGAGGTCAATGTTCTATCTAGAGATTAAATGAAATGATCAACTACAATGATGATGAAACACTAGGCTATCTGGTGAGAACACAAGGAATGATGGatgagatgatagagagataatgATGAGGAAAGATGATCTTTACATGATTACACAACACAAACTACAAATGGACAAGTACAAAATAAAACGGACATAATGAAAAGATGACATAATGATAAAATAAGTGTGCAACACCCACAATATACACAAGACACAATGCCAACATGCGATGGACAAAGTAAAAGACAGAGAAcatgcaaaaataaataaatctataCATTATATATGCTATTAAAATGTGACTGGCCACAATGTATACATAAGTGTACATTGATCTCAAGAAATACGATACAAATATGAGACTACAGTGAAACACAAGCAAACAAAATAATGGTAAGCATGATAATTGTGGAATGAGATGAAATTATGGATGGAATGAATGAATTATAGAGAAAGTTCATGAAATAGAGATGACATGCCCAGCTAAATAAAGTGATAAAGAGACGTCAACATGAGCATTGGGGAAGGTAACCTAAACAAGATTACACAAGACATCACTACTGCTGCCCAATCACAGTGACCTAGTATGGTAGATTATCAGGTGAGAATCAAATTAGAAATCGAGTTTGACATCTGAGGTTTGTGGGGGAATCTGCATCTGTTGTAGTAATGTTGCACACTCATTCATCTCCATTCAATGTCTATTATGCTGCTTGTGGTAAAAGTAAAGACAGCAAGAGCCAAAATTGCCAATGACAAGGTGTTTTTTCCCAAGCCATAAAACAAGTTCATATCCCTGAGAATACTTAGTTAAAATATACGTTACATAATAAAGATAGTCACAAATTCTTCTTTGTtatacaaaatgtggaaaataagGATGCCAGAGTTAAACAGGACAATAGAATGATAGAATCCTTGTTCTGTTAAAAGTTGTGTGTCTAACAGCGAAGGATTGGGGATcctgagggagaggaaagggggaggaggatgaTGTTGTTTCATCCACATTGTACCAGTGACAGACTACAGATTATGCTCAGCCATGACAAGCAACTGTCTCATCTCTACAGGAATCAGATTTTATATGTGTGATATTCGGCATCGATGACAGATTTCATCTATGATGATAAAAGAAGTGCCGAGGCACGTGAAATGAGAACCCACCCATTTCACGGGTATGTCACTTGTTTGTTTACTCAACCTTTGAGACTGCATTGCTTTTTGTAAATTGAAAGTTGTGTACCATGAAGAAGAGGAGCAAAATAGAGGATAGAAGAAGAGAAGCGCTTggagataggggaggagagaaaaggaaaaTGGCTGCTGGTTAATCCTAGATAGAATATCGCTGCAAACCTGATAAAGATAGACAGAGATACCAGAACAGAGTCCTAATCATGAGCAGACATGTTGTATGTGAACTTTGGCAGCTGCAGAAACAAAAGAAGAAACCAGTTAAAGATGGAGACGGTTATTTTCTGTACCGCTTtccttttttggggggaggggtgagggggggggttCTTCACTTTGGTATATGTTTTGATAGTTTCAGTCAAACACAGTGAGAGGGCTGGGGGCCGATGGATGGTTTGAACAGAGACGGTAGAAAGCGACACATCCCACCTTCATGTTTTGCTGATTGGGGTGGGGACATTCTGGTCTAGTTATTGCCCCCACCCTGCGGAGGGGGTGCCCCAGAGTGAGACATCTCTCTAGCTCAGAGACAATAACTAAACCAGAGCCATCTGTTTCCTTTCTCGTGTGTACATGCCTGTTATTATGGAGGAACTGTGAGCTTACGCGGGAAAGCATGCTCACGAAAGAGAGGGAACACCCACTTCCACAGATGGGAACATTGAATATTTTTTACAATAGTAAACTGCTTGAGTGAACTATCTTCATGTATCCACAATCTTTGGTTGTAAGTAGGTGGAAGTAGAGGATTGTGGGATGGATGGTGGAGATCTGAAAGATTTAGATGATACCATACTTGGCCAGCTCGCTAAGCTCCAGGTGGTTGAAGGCCTCCCAGGGGCAGATGACTGTGATATCTGCAGAGGAAACATATTATGTTTAGTAACAGTCAGTAGACCAAGCAAACCCAGTATGGTTTTCTACAGTTTTTAGGGGAGGTACAGGTAGAGTAGACAAAACAGTTGTAATGAACTTACCAGTGCCTAAACCCTCCATTCCAGGGATATCATCACCAAAGCTGTAAAGGAGACATAGTTCATTTATTTATAATCAGAGCTCATGAAAATGTCATTGTGCACTTGTCGAATGCCTGTTTGAAACTAAGAAAACCCAATGAATGTGGCCTTACCCTTGGATTCCCTTCTTGGGGGGCTTGCTCTTGAACTGGCGAGTCTGTCTCTGCTTGAATTTAGGGGGTCCCTTGCGTGGCGTGGCAGGGCCCCCGGTGACACGGGTGGCAGACTTGATCTCCAACTTGGGGACCTCGAGATTCATGGTTAGTAGttagctgttttttttttgtgcaggTGGTTATGTGTTCAATCCCCCTCTGAAGTGTTGTCGTCTTGATGTGATCTCCTCAACTGGGGAAATGAGGGAAACAGATTTCATCCAATTTTGACCCTTCCATCaaaactacagtacatgatctaGTGCTCACATTTTCATGACAATAAAAGCTTGTTCTTCAGTATTGAACATTTGGAGCTTAGAATGGAAGAAATTAGAAGAAAGAAAAGAAGAAAGGAGATAGCTACTGGCAAGACAATCCTGAACAACACAGAGCATATTGAACACCAATGCTATCTGCTTTGATACCTACATTATTACATGTTTTATAAGGAACTTCATTTACTGAACAGCCCCTCACAACCTTGTCTGAGGGCTCAACCTAATGCCTAATCCCCTTACTGATCTGATATTAGTGGGATTACGTTTTAAATGCATATTGCCCTTGTAATTGAATGTCTACGGATAGGCTACCTTGTTGAGTGACGCAACATGATGACCCAATTTCATCATGTAATCCCCAGCTCAAGTTAATAAGCACCCCCCTACCCACCATCTCCACCCTCCTCGTTTCAAGCCAGCGGCCAGCCATCCACACTTGGGCTAATCTCATTAGTACAAGGACAACATAAAGAATATGCTGAGCAGGCAGACTGTCTAAAGTGCTGCTCAATCTGATCCTCTCTTACAATGACATTCCAAAAACTCACAACATGGCTCATGACCTACAATGTTTCATATTGGAACCAATTTAACTATGTTGAAGCAATATCAAAATTAATGTCCAATGGCTCATTGATAATTGAAACCTAAAATAATgaaataagaaaataaaacatCAGCCTAA includes:
- the LOC139381421 gene encoding phosphodiesterase 6G, cGMP-specific, rod, gamma, paralog b, with product MNLEVPKLEIKSATRVTGGPATPRKGPPKFKQRQTRQFKSKPPKKGIQGFGDDIPGMEGLGTDITVICPWEAFNHLELSELAKYGII